aaattattcgtaaaaaataaatgtaaaatgatTGAAAGAGCATGCCCTACATGAGATTTCACATGGTCCACGTAAACAATTACACgtgtcaaataaaaattaaaaaaaaacataattgcataaaattcaaaaaccccCCTAATCACATACAAAATTACAACAATTGCtctagttcttttttttttttcagttttcaacTTGTTTTCCTGATTTTGCATCTTTAAATCCCAATTACAAACCTAGAGTGGCAcattatacaaattaaacttttataaatatcataacaaCGTGTAATTGAAAAGTAAACCAACACAATCACAATACacgataaattttttaaacatatgataataaataagataaacatcatgaaaataataaaatacggcaaagaaaatattcaaacaacaataaatatttatctcaGTATGTACTATccttaaattatacaaaatttggtCTTAAAGTAGTTTCGTTAAACTCTATGTGCAATGGTTATATAAGTATAAAAGTTACTgggttaattatttttatatagaacGTGACTATATTATTAatgtgtatatacatatttttttcttaggtAAAAAACTTCGGGTTATATTTTGGTGCTATAAAAAAAGATTTGCCATTTGCGCAAGTTGGGGAGGTTGCAGATAAGTACACGTAATTAGCTGTAAACGTAATTAAGGAGGACTAATTTCCGTGAAATTCAGAGCCACCTTAATGGAAAGGAAGCCTCTCAATTCCAACATGTgactatattattaatatgtatatacatatttttttcttaggtAAAAAACTTTGGGTTATATTTTGGTGCTATAAAATAAGACTTGCCATTTTCGCAAGTTGGGGAGGTTGCAGATAAGTACAAGTAATTAGCTGTAAACGTAATTAAGGAGGACTAATTTCCGTGAAATTGAGAGCCACCTTAATGGAAAGGAAGCCTCTCAATTCCAACATGTAGCCAAAACCAACGGCGGCTTTTAGCCCCgcttgtttgtttattttttttaagttttcatttccTCTTCCTTTCCAAACACGAACAACAGAAACAAGAATCGACTTGTCAATTCCCAACGAACCAGATTTCAACGATTTTCCATCCCCGATATTCAAGGActaggatttaatttggattGGAATTTTAATTCTAGGGTTTCGAAGATTCATcgtaaaattaattgaattaataattgattttgatttgaaatatcCTAGGGTATGGGAATCGAAGTGTCCAGTTCCAAACCTTTACCTATTGATGCTGAGAATATGACAAAGGGAGATAACGAGAAGGTTCGTGTCCAGAGAAAGACTTTACTGGCCGTGCTGGAGCAGTGCCAGAGAGCTCTTGAATTGCTTGCTAAAGACTATGATGAAGATGATAACGATGAAGGCGCCGATTCCGAGGAGGAGCCGAGCCGCGAAGGATCATGGTCTTCCCGGGCCGATCCAGAAGCTGATGAGGTAAGCGTTTCGGCTTGGGAAAATTTTGAGATATATAGATTGGGTGAATTCTGCAGTTCAGCTCGACTAATAATGTGATGCGCTTTCGAAGCTTAATTTCGTTAGATTTGGTATTTCATGTGGAGATTTaggttaaattatttttgatttGTAGAAATTTGAGTTGGGATGTTTTatagtttatttgatttgattttctgATAAACCTTACTTGTTTGGGTTATTGTCATCAGTTCATCATAGATGCTATGCAAAGCGTGCTTGATTTTATTCAGGTCTTTTTAACTTTATAGTTgagatcattttttttttctttcttgtgcATCTCATGGTATGGCTGATAAATTTATGGATATGGCACTGCTAGTTCACTGGAAGATGTAGATTAACATGATATGTTTTCGTCTGAGACTCGGTGGATGTTGACCCATGATATTGAATAACCTTGTTTTAAGTGTAACCTATGTTGAGAAGATATATGCTGAAGAATCATGCACTGGAAATGTATGTGGCTGTTTGTAGAGGGTCAGTTTGAATTGGATATAGAGTTTTTCTTTCATGTGTTGTGTACCACTTTGTCATGGACACTGGTGAAACTCAGAATTAAGCTAATTACTGTGCAAGCTGCCGACCTCATAAATGTTTTAATTGCAAAAAAATCTGAATCTTCCTCTGTTATATGCTGTGATGCTTTCAAACTCTAAATTGAGTATGCTCAGTGTAATCCTTGAAGGACACAAATAGTCACTATTGGATTGCTAACTTGTGTGTTAATTGTTAATGATATCGATATTAGGAAGGAAATatattgtttgaattgttaCTAAAAGAAAGATTTATGATTTTGCTTTGTATGTGTTATACAGTATTATTGAGCCAATAAGTTATATGTAGATTTTACATTTTGTGTCTATCTTCCCTATTGCAGCTTTGCAATCTTCTTAAATCTCGAGTTGAATGCCCTGACTTCCTTCAAAAGTTAGAGCGTGCGCAGGTGTCACAAATTAATGCTGGTATGCATCCTAAGAAAATGCTTGGTAGAAGTATTAGCATATGTCAATACTTACTTGTTGCTATTCATTCAATGTCAATTTCTTCAGCATATTGAAGTTCAAGCTTATAAACTTTGAAAGAATCATGTTCTGCTCTTCATAACCTGACTGCATAGAACTTCTTTTTCGTTGTTGTAGTTGCTGTGGCGGAAGAAGGTAGTTCATGGGAAATGGTCAGTAGCAATGATACGTGGGATAGTGAAAATGCCGATTTGGATGAAGAAGATTACGTTCTTGTTGGGGAAGAAGATATATTGGATGGTATTGCATGCTTCATGGCAACATATCTACTCTCCCTTAAACAGACCAAGGTAATCAAAGTTTACGCCCTTCAATAAATTTTGAGGTTCTTAAAAAATGGATAGAGTGACTGCATTGATCTTTGACTTACAAAGAAATTGGCTTTCTCCCATTGCAGTCACCTAATAGGACATTCTAGAGTTCCaatttccatatatatatttttttcaattggtatGACTGTCTAATATCCTTCAACATGAATGCTCTTCTTGACTAAACCAGAAAGCTTGATTTAATTAGGCATGCTCACTGTTCATTTCTCTCCCTTCCTCCCCGCTCAATTAGGAAAGTATTGGCATTTGAGCCTTCTTTTTAGTCCCCATAGTTTATCaacttctatttttatttagcTTAATTGTATGGAAAATTGGATAAAATTGTCTAACCATGCTGTGTATGGTTTATTAAGTGACTAACTTTTTTATCTGGGTGCTGTTTATATGCAGAATATGACTCCAAGTCAACTTCAAGAAGGTGAGTTTGGCTTCATCTTTGATAGGGTACATTGCACTTTTGTCAATACTAGTACCTCAACGATTACTTCGAGACAGAATTTTATCAATTAGTTGTCAGTGTTTTGATTCCAGATAAATTTTATGCATTAAATGCTATTATTTTGGTTATAAGCGATTTGGAGTTCTGACGTATTATCTTGAATTATCATTGCAGCTCTTGGCAAGACCTTCT
This is a stretch of genomic DNA from Mangifera indica cultivar Alphonso chromosome 11, CATAS_Mindica_2.1, whole genome shotgun sequence. It encodes these proteins:
- the LOC123228930 gene encoding uncharacterized protein LOC123228930, whose protein sequence is MGIEVSSSKPLPIDAENMTKGDNEKVRVQRKTLLAVLEQCQRALELLAKDYDEDDNDEGADSEEEPSREGSWSSRADPEADELCNLLKSRVECPDFLQKLERAQVSQINAVAVAEEGSSWEMVSSNDTWDSENADLDEEDYVLVGEEDILDGIACFMATYLLSLKQTKNMTPSQLQEALGKTFSVKKKKGKLRKAWDGSKVLYNVASWGATAIGIYQNPVLLRVASKAFWTSCHAISKLL